A genomic window from Silene latifolia isolate original U9 population chromosome Y, ASM4854445v1, whole genome shotgun sequence includes:
- the LOC141629126 gene encoding DNA mismatch repair protein MSH6-like has product METLINVNGFQTQVAVKLTNIGETQSTNVVDSMDTDALERFGIREEKKLPFLGKDRRDAKRRLPSDPHYDPKTLYLPLQFLKSLTSGQRQWWEFKSKHMDKVMFFKMGKFYELFEMDAHVGVKELDLET; this is encoded by the exons ATGGAAACTTTAATTAATGTTAACGGGTTTCAAACTCAAGTCGCAGTTAAGCTAACAAACATTGGCG AGACACAATCTACCAATGTTGTTGACAGCATGGACACTGATGCTCTTGAGAGGTTTGGTATTCGTGAGGAGAAAAAGTTGCCATTCCTGGGCAA AGATCGCCGGGATGCTAAGAGGAGACTCCCAAGTGATCCACATTATGATCCGAAAACTCTTTACTTGCCCCTTCAATTTCTGAAAAGTCTTACTAGCGGTCAG CGACAATGGTGGGAGTTTAAATCAAAGCATATGGACAAAGTTATGTTCTTTAAG ATGGGCAAATTTTACGAGCTTTTCGAAATGGATGCCCATGTTGGCGTTAAAGAACTTGATCTTGAGACATGA
- the LOC141629127 gene encoding uncharacterized protein LOC141629127, which produces MGLMALKGDMSKAYDRLNWNFSRGVLYDLNLPDSLVHLIMATIETDAKSITGIKIGKNGPEISRLLFVDDSLFFIRGAYGEMDFLMNIIDEYCASSGQRINIGKSSIIFSPNCTLMTVKNCLTGYKLAPKHDLGNYLGLPTIWRILSIPGSPIGKVISPKIGTQVDSLVQNCWRTIGSLSRLNAWKSRWIQGDSLQDLCGEFINDPPDPSIMVGELHDIHRRWDLSSLGFDPGEDVKERILATYIPCQSSYDSFYWKFSKHGDYTVKSCYYVDVTAISNRSVSGVDGSRMSPTIISFCKSKLWKLPCTNKLMVFLWKLMANALPMGSEFRKRNLSWRSSCSLCDNLTPCVESISHLFRHCSFAKALWFGCPLGFRLMHEVENEMIFKNSHPWPKRALSSILDDVSCMTERLCSKDSQIGHAYILNMSSKYDVVKSIMNSFPWWLIGGSGCGNGFTMKCDAAWRVDKLSGLGWCLLDGQEKVCFTGSARSFASSALHAEGLAAIMALKWALNAGVLHVRLVTDCLNLVLQVIDAEKGCCVF; this is translated from the exons ATGGGTTTAATGGCGTTGAAAGGGGATATGAGTAAAGCTTATGATAGGCTGAACTGGAATTTCAGTAGAGGGGTGCTTTATGATTTAAATTTACCGGACTCTTTGGTTCACCTTATTATGGCTACTATTGAAACC GATGCAAAATCTATAACGGGTATCAAAATTGGTAAGAATGGTCCGGAGATTTCCCGCCTTCTTTTTGTTGATGACTCTTTGTTCTTTATTCGTGGTGCATATGGGGAAATGGATTTTCTAATGAATATTATTGATGAATATTGTGCATCCTCCGGACAACGTATTAATATAGGGAAATCTTCTATAATTTTCAGTCCTAATTGTACTCTAATGACAGTCAAGAATTGCCTGACTGGTTACAAGTTGGCTCCAAAGCATGACCTTGGCAATTATCTTGGTCTACCTACGA TTTGGAGAATATTAAGTATCCCTGGAAGTCCTATCGGTAAGGTTATTAGCCCTAAGATTGGCACTCAAGTTGATTCTCTTGTTCAGAATTGCTGGCGG ACGATTGGGTCTTTATCTCGTCTCAATGCTTGGAAGAGTAGATGGATTCAGGGTGATAGTCTTCAAGATCTTTGTGGTGAATTTATTAATGATCCTCCTGATCCTTCGATTATGGTAGGCGAGCTTCATGATATTCATAGGAGATGGGATCTTTCGTCCCTTGGTTTTGATCCAGGTGAGGATGTTAAGGAAAGAATACTGGCAACTTATATCCCGTGTCAATCTTCTTACGACTCTTTTTATTGGAAGTTTTCTAAGCATGGTGATTATACTGTTAAGTCTTGTTATTATGTTGATGTTACTGCCATCTCCAATAGATCAGTCTCGGGTGTTGATGGCTCAAGGATGTCACCAACTATTATTTCTTTCTGCAAATCGAAACTTTGGAAGTTGCCTTGCACTAATAAACTTATGGTTTTTCTATGGAAATTAATGGCTAATGCCCTTCCTATGGGTTCAGAATTCCGTAAACGTAATTTGTCTTGGCGTTCTTCTTGTTCTCTCTGTGACAACTTAACCCCTTGCGTGGAATCTATATCTCACCTCTTTAGACATTGTAGTTTTGCGAAGGCTCTGTGGTTTGGTTGTCCTTTAGGGTTTCGTTTGATGCATGAGGTGGA AAATGAGATGATATTCAAAAATTCTCATCCTTGGCCCAAACGTGCACTTTCCTCTATACTTGACGACGTCTCATGTATGACTGAGCGTTTGTGTAGTAAGGATTCTCAGATTGGTCATGCGTATATTTTGAACATGTCTTCTAAGTATGATGTGGTAAAGAGCATTATGAATTCCTTTCCTTGGTGGCTGATTGGTGGGTCTGGGTGTGGGAATGGTTTTACTATGAAGTGTGATGCTGCTTGGAGGGTTGATAAGCTCTCTGGTTTGGGGTGGTGTTTGCTGGATGGCCAAGAGAAGGTTTGTTTTACTGGTTCTGCTAGGTCTTTTGCCTCGTCTGCCCTTCATGCTGAAGGTCTTGCTGCTATTATGGCGTTAAAGTGGGCTTTGAATGCGGGGGTTCTTCATGTAAGGCTTGTTACGGATTGCCTAAATCTGGTTTTGCAGGTTATTGATGCGGAAAAAGGTTGTTGCGTCTTTTAG